The sequence CGTGCCACTGACGGCAATCGCACCCTCGCGGCCGAAGACGCTCTTAATTGCTTCCATCTCGCCGCGGTCACCGACCTGTGTCGATGTCGCATGCGCATTCAGGTGTTTGACCTCGGCCGGCGAAATTCGTGCTTGGGCGAGGGCAGCGAGCATAGCCCGGCGTGCGCCATCGCCGTCTTCCGGCCCTGCCGTCATGTGATAGGCATCGGCGGCAGTGCCATAGCCGACAAGCTCGGCAAGCGGCATGGCACCACGCGCAAGGGCATGCTCCAACGTCTCGATGACAAGCATTCCCGCGCCTTCACCCATGACGAAACCGTCACGGCCGCTGTCGAAGGGACGGGAGGCTTCCTCGGGGCGGTTGCTGAAGCCTGTCGAAAGCGCACGCGCCGCAGCAAAGCCGCCAAGGCTGACCTTGTCGATGCAGGCTTCCGCTCCGCCGCAGATGGCAACATCGGCCTCTCCGGAGCGGATCAGCCGCGCCGCATCGCCGATTGCCTGCACGCTGGCCGCACAGGCGGTGACCGGCGCACCGAGCGGCCCCTTGAAGCCATAGCGGATACTCACCTGGCCGGCGGCAAGATTGACGAGGAAGGAGGGGATCGTGAAGGGCGAAAGGCGGCGCACTCCCTTCGTTTCGGCCGTGCGCACGGCATCGGCGATGGCGGGAAAGCCACCGACGCCCGACGCAATGATCGTGGCCGTCCGCTCCAGAGCGCCGATGTCAGTCGGTTGCCAGCCCGCCTGGAGGATCGCTTCCTCGGCGGCAGCCATGGCGAAGAGGATGAAGCGATCCATCTTCTTCTGGTCTTTGATGGGCACATAGCGATCGGCATCGAAGCCAGCCTCGGGATCTTGAGCGATATCGGGGACGACGCCGCCGATCTTCGCCCCGAGATCGCCCACCATTTCTTCGGGCAACAGCCTCAGGCCTGAGCGCCCCTCGACAAGCCTCTTCCAGCTTGCATTGACACCTACGCCGAGGGGCGAAACCAGCCCCATGCCGGTGACGACGATACGATCCATCTTTTGCTCCTATTATCTCAGGCGTCGAAGCCCAGAAACCATGCCTTCATCTGGGCGATGCGTTCATGAACGGTGTCGTCGGCTGCCGGTCCCGGCACGAGGATCGTGTCTTCGGGCTGAAAGGCGCGGCCGGTGACGCGGTCGATGAGAAGTGGGTCACGATCTTCGCCCGTATGGGCGTCGACAAGGCGCATTGCCACTTCTTCGGCAGGCAGATGCTGGTTACCCCATGTAAACAGCGCCATCAGCACGGGGAAAAAATTCCGACCCTTTTCGGTGAGCACATATTCGTAACGCGGCGGCCGCTCATTGTAGAGACGACGTTCGAACAGGCCTTCATCCGTCAGATGCTTGAGACGCCGCGCCAGTATATTCGGCGCTATACCGAGACTTTTCTGGAATTCG comes from Rhizobium tropici CIAT 899 and encodes:
- a CDS encoding winged helix-turn-helix transcriptional regulator, giving the protein MQRTSFSSFKCPAARALESVGDWWSILILRDAFQGLSRFDEFQKSLGIAPNILARRLKHLTDEGLFERRLYNERPPRYEYVLTEKGRNFFPVLMALFTWGNQHLPAEEVAMRLVDAHTGEDRDPLLIDRVTGRAFQPEDTILVPGPAADDTVHERIAQMKAWFLGFDA
- the fabF gene encoding beta-ketoacyl-ACP synthase II yields the protein MDRIVVTGMGLVSPLGVGVNASWKRLVEGRSGLRLLPEEMVGDLGAKIGGVVPDIAQDPEAGFDADRYVPIKDQKKMDRFILFAMAAAEEAILQAGWQPTDIGALERTATIIASGVGGFPAIADAVRTAETKGVRRLSPFTIPSFLVNLAAGQVSIRYGFKGPLGAPVTACAASVQAIGDAARLIRSGEADVAICGGAEACIDKVSLGGFAAARALSTGFSNRPEEASRPFDSGRDGFVMGEGAGMLVIETLEHALARGAMPLAELVGYGTAADAYHMTAGPEDGDGARRAMLAALAQARISPAEVKHLNAHATSTQVGDRGEMEAIKSVFGREGAIAVSGTKAATGHLLGAAGGMEAIFTIMALRDQIAPPTRNLQDPDSAAEGIDIVGGMARPMAMDYAISNGFGFGGVNASALFRRWQ